A section of the Roseomonas marmotae genome encodes:
- a CDS encoding DUF3305 domain-containing protein yields the protein MSDTFTTPHTMLIPVAVLAERRPAASPWADWSWRVVEVLEDAPDLPDWTPLRQEERRTLFFAGRSHVALHPSDTSNYKHNLESADPRLWVVLRPVEREPGMALHLVTLDPGEAHLYADVGNDTMESLPLPAFLRVPAQDYVATHHRERDFHKRRRDRADPEALARRPPGGEEP from the coding sequence ATGAGCGATACTTTCACCACTCCCCACACCATGCTCATCCCGGTCGCCGTGCTGGCCGAGCGGCGGCCGGCCGCCAGCCCCTGGGCCGACTGGTCCTGGCGCGTGGTGGAGGTGCTGGAGGATGCCCCGGACCTGCCGGACTGGACCCCGCTGCGGCAGGAGGAGAGGCGCACCCTGTTCTTCGCCGGCCGCAGCCATGTCGCCCTGCATCCCAGCGACACCAGCAACTACAAACACAACCTCGAAAGCGCCGACCCGCGCCTCTGGGTGGTGCTGCGTCCGGTGGAGCGGGAGCCCGGCATGGCGCTGCACCTGGTGACGCTGGACCCGGGCGAGGCGCATCTCTATGCCGATGTCGGCAACGACACCATGGAAAGCCTGCCCCTGCCGGCCTTCCTGCGTGTGCCGGCCCAGGACTATGTCGCCACCCACCACCGGGAGCGCGACTTCCACAAGCGCCGCCGCGACCGCGCCGACCCCGAGGCCCTGGCCCGCCGTCC
- a CDS encoding DUF6352 family protein, giving the protein MTDFWIASGHQLCDRDAGGRLVATPDLWRAFLARPELVPPEEACEAERALHAALLRDPLQPVEPARLAALADPDAAENWQVFLHFRDRVMAQPTLEAAWIALYRGSVHGVPPLFLQMLTQLVTRAALEGVEDAFILRAGECLFRPQRAAIHQGALLLADEEVVEAAAREGDFGTLGRLLEEAGTPTRAVELDVLGDADPEAYAARSDAHDYALDIAEGRPGQHALARALERFIGHVMGEQVAIRPAAVIEDPNWSWHVGLDTEATAIANDLWHGKEVAQARLARIIWLGVLEFAEFSRVLPRASGHPVYLVLAMDAAQRLRVKPQNLLLGLPLLEAEAAS; this is encoded by the coding sequence ATGACGGATTTCTGGATCGCCTCGGGCCACCAGCTCTGCGACCGCGATGCCGGCGGAAGGCTGGTGGCGACGCCCGATCTCTGGCGCGCCTTCCTGGCCCGGCCCGAGCTGGTGCCGCCGGAAGAAGCCTGCGAGGCCGAGCGTGCCCTGCATGCCGCCCTGCTGCGCGACCCGCTGCAGCCGGTGGAGCCGGCGCGCCTGGCGGCCCTGGCCGACCCGGACGCCGCCGAGAACTGGCAGGTCTTCCTTCATTTCCGCGACCGCGTCATGGCGCAGCCGACGCTGGAAGCCGCCTGGATCGCGCTCTATCGCGGCAGCGTCCATGGCGTGCCGCCGCTCTTCCTGCAGATGCTGACGCAGCTCGTCACCCGCGCGGCGCTGGAGGGGGTGGAAGACGCCTTCATCCTCCGTGCCGGGGAATGCCTGTTCCGGCCGCAGCGGGCCGCCATCCACCAGGGCGCGCTGCTGCTGGCCGATGAGGAGGTTGTGGAGGCGGCGGCACGGGAAGGCGATTTCGGCACCCTCGGCCGGTTGCTGGAGGAGGCCGGCACCCCCACCCGCGCGGTGGAGCTGGACGTGCTGGGCGATGCCGATCCGGAAGCCTATGCCGCGCGCTCCGACGCGCATGACTACGCGCTCGACATCGCCGAGGGCCGGCCCGGCCAGCATGCGCTGGCGCGGGCGCTGGAGCGCTTCATCGGCCATGTGATGGGCGAGCAGGTCGCCATCCGCCCCGCCGCCGTCATCGAGGACCCCAACTGGTCCTGGCATGTCGGCCTGGATACCGAGGCCACGGCCATTGCGAATGACCTCTGGCACGGGAAGGAGGTGGCGCAGGCCCGGCTGGCGCGGATCATCTGGCTCGGCGTGCTGGAATTCGCCGAATTCAGCCGTGTGCTGCCGCGCGCCAGCGGGCACCCGGTCTATCTCGTGCTGGCCATGGACGCGGCACAGCGGCTGCGCGTGAAGCCGCAGAACCTGCTCCTCGGCCTGCCCCTGCTGGAAGCGGAGGCCGCCTCATGA
- a CDS encoding DUF6505 family protein, translated as MIRLPRTLRLDPSDGVIFETAAAPGEWAVPGGFAFWDDDIEALSGKRRQAFRAGFLGLSSFGWSTLVEVAEASPAQRAEAVSALATHIREAYGAPDQASAEAAALEEIRFAESLCDHPPGTVLALSRSLEGGKQRERFRTLHRRETPHRDFGSLPVFGVVEVEGEDEPVETPDLKAMTRE; from the coding sequence ATGATCCGCCTGCCCCGGACCCTGCGGCTGGACCCGTCGGATGGCGTGATCTTCGAGACGGCGGCCGCACCCGGCGAATGGGCCGTGCCCGGCGGCTTCGCCTTCTGGGACGATGATATCGAGGCCCTGTCCGGCAAGCGGCGGCAGGCCTTCCGCGCCGGCTTCCTCGGCCTGTCCAGCTTCGGCTGGTCAACCCTGGTGGAGGTGGCCGAGGCCAGCCCGGCGCAGCGGGCGGAGGCGGTCTCCGCCCTCGCCACCCATATCCGCGAGGCCTATGGCGCGCCTGACCAGGCCAGTGCCGAGGCGGCGGCGCTGGAGGAGATCCGCTTCGCGGAATCCCTCTGCGACCATCCTCCGGGCACCGTGCTCGCCCTCTCCCGCAGCCTGGAGGGCGGGAAGCAGCGGGAGCGCTTCCGCACCCTGCACCGGCGGGAGACGCCACATCGTGATTTCGGCAGTTTGCCCGTCTTCGGCGTTGTGGAAGTGGAGGGCGAGGACGAGCCGGTGGAGACCCCTGACCTGAAGGCTATGACGCGCGAATGA
- a CDS encoding biotin/lipoate--protein ligase family protein produces the protein MQHLLPPLPSVFSPVLLPAGADALAHAAAIAGSHGAGTLVWGEDGRVLQLAVVLEPETTLAAARPALLVALNAMADALGVLGPPEIPVTLRWPAGLLVNGGLAGHACLATLPGAAEDAVPDWIVAGIRLDLRDDSPEPGLHPDRTTLAEEGFGGIDIPELVAAWARHLMAGLAEWQAEGFRRLADRSLSRLETEAWMVGARRGLDPGSGALVLERDGDRSLYPLEPPP, from the coding sequence ATGCAGCATCTGCTGCCTCCCCTGCCGAGCGTCTTCTCCCCCGTCCTCCTGCCAGCCGGAGCCGACGCGCTGGCTCATGCCGCCGCCATCGCCGGCAGCCATGGCGCCGGCACGCTGGTCTGGGGGGAGGACGGGCGGGTCCTGCAACTGGCCGTGGTGCTGGAGCCGGAGACCACGCTGGCCGCAGCCCGCCCCGCCCTGCTGGTTGCCCTGAATGCCATGGCCGATGCGCTGGGCGTGCTCGGCCCGCCGGAAATCCCGGTGACGCTGCGCTGGCCGGCCGGGCTACTGGTGAATGGCGGGCTGGCCGGCCATGCCTGCCTCGCAACGCTGCCCGGCGCGGCGGAGGATGCCGTGCCGGACTGGATCGTGGCCGGCATCCGGCTCGATCTGCGGGACGACAGCCCCGAGCCCGGCCTGCATCCCGACCGCACCACCCTGGCCGAGGAAGGCTTCGGCGGCATCGACATCCCGGAACTGGTGGCCGCCTGGGCGCGGCACCTGATGGCCGGGCTCGCGGAATGGCAGGCGGAGGGTTTCCGCCGCCTCGCCGACCGCAGCCTGTCACGGCTGGAGACGGAAGCCTGGATGGTCGGAGCCCGCCGTGGCCTGGACCCCGGCAGCGGCGCCCTGGTGCTGGAGCGCGACGGGGACCGCAGCCTCTATCCGCTGGAGCCCCCGCCATGA
- a CDS encoding 4Fe-4S dicluster domain-containing protein has product MSLDTGALAQGCGGRLRTAEQLCRSQLDRFLAALGEDAVTVGCTQEAPLFRQEAEAAGHQGSLDFVNIREQAGWSDEGAKAGPKMAALLAAAAVPMPSTPLVPLESQGVTLILGRDATALRLAEKLKGSLDLTVLLTGEEEVEPLATAEYPVLRGRARAAKGWLGNFEVVVDGHAAAAPSSRGAYRWGRAQNGAVSRCDVILDVTGHTPLFSAHEVRLGYLRAAPGDEAALERLASEAAGLSGQFDKPRFVSFEAGLCAHSRNRRTGCTRCLNLCPTGAITPSAAGHWDSVALSAEICAGCGACAAVCPTGAITYALPPTDALLRRIRALLRAYHAAGGRTPTLLLHGEQGEAMFDALSRHGPGLPADVLPLRLGQATAVDLALLVAPYVWGAGRVRVLLPAHRPHGVEGLLGNIDTASALLEGLGLPHGPEAIETDDPFTLLEALRAGPRPAPLPEEADFLPLGTPREMLKASLAALRDELAVPATSIALPAGAAYGTAHVAEGCTLCLACTMVCPTGAFAANPDRPELSFLEDACVQCGLCAATCPEKVISLEPRLNLLPEAGQRQILRQEEPAACPSCHKIFGTRSSIDRVKARLRASGHWMFADPARLDLLDLCEDCRVEAATGTQAGAIDPYAGPSRPRPRTAADYLPLADDVRKP; this is encoded by the coding sequence ATGTCTCTAGATACCGGCGCACTGGCCCAAGGTTGTGGTGGACGGCTGCGTACGGCCGAGCAGCTTTGCCGCAGCCAGCTGGATCGCTTCCTCGCCGCGCTGGGCGAGGACGCGGTCACGGTGGGCTGCACGCAGGAGGCCCCGCTCTTCCGCCAGGAGGCAGAGGCCGCCGGGCACCAGGGGTCGCTCGACTTCGTGAATATCCGTGAGCAGGCCGGCTGGTCCGACGAGGGTGCCAAGGCCGGGCCGAAGATGGCCGCGCTGCTGGCCGCCGCCGCCGTGCCCATGCCATCCACGCCGCTGGTGCCGCTGGAGAGCCAGGGCGTGACGCTGATCCTGGGCCGCGATGCCACGGCGCTGCGGCTGGCGGAGAAGCTGAAGGGCAGCCTCGACCTCACCGTGCTGCTGACCGGCGAGGAGGAGGTGGAGCCGCTGGCCACCGCCGAATACCCGGTGCTGCGCGGCCGCGCCCGCGCCGCCAAGGGCTGGCTGGGCAATTTCGAGGTGGTGGTGGATGGCCATGCCGCCGCCGCCCCCTCCTCCCGCGGCGCCTATCGCTGGGGGCGGGCGCAGAATGGCGCGGTCAGCCGCTGCGACGTCATCCTGGACGTGACCGGCCATACGCCGCTCTTCTCCGCGCATGAGGTGCGGCTGGGCTATCTGCGCGCGGCACCCGGGGACGAGGCGGCGCTGGAGCGCCTGGCCAGCGAGGCCGCCGGCCTGTCCGGCCAGTTCGACAAGCCGCGCTTCGTCAGCTTCGAGGCCGGGCTCTGCGCCCATTCCCGCAACCGCCGCACCGGCTGCACCCGCTGCCTGAATCTCTGCCCGACCGGCGCCATCACGCCTTCGGCCGCCGGGCATTGGGACAGTGTGGCGCTCAGCGCCGAGATCTGCGCCGGCTGCGGCGCCTGCGCCGCCGTCTGCCCCACCGGCGCCATCACCTATGCCCTGCCGCCGACCGATGCGCTGCTGCGGCGCATCCGCGCCCTGCTGCGTGCCTATCACGCGGCGGGCGGGCGGACGCCCACCCTGCTGCTGCATGGCGAGCAGGGGGAGGCGATGTTCGATGCCCTCTCCCGCCACGGTCCCGGCCTGCCGGCGGATGTGCTGCCGCTGCGCCTGGGGCAGGCGACGGCGGTGGACCTGGCCCTGCTGGTCGCCCCCTATGTCTGGGGCGCCGGGCGGGTGCGGGTGCTGCTGCCCGCGCATCGCCCGCATGGGGTGGAAGGGCTGCTGGGCAATATCGACACCGCCTCGGCGCTGCTGGAGGGCCTCGGCCTCCCGCATGGGCCCGAGGCGATCGAGACCGACGACCCCTTCACCCTGCTGGAGGCGCTGCGGGCCGGCCCCCGCCCGGCGCCCTTGCCCGAGGAAGCCGACTTCCTGCCCCTCGGCACGCCGCGGGAGATGCTGAAGGCGTCGCTGGCGGCCCTGCGCGACGAGCTGGCGGTGCCGGCCACCAGCATCGCCCTGCCCGCCGGCGCCGCCTATGGCACGGCGCATGTGGCGGAGGGCTGCACCCTCTGCCTCGCCTGCACCATGGTCTGCCCGACCGGCGCCTTCGCCGCCAATCCGGACCGGCCGGAACTCTCCTTCCTGGAGGATGCCTGCGTGCAATGCGGCCTCTGCGCCGCGACCTGCCCGGAGAAGGTGATCAGCCTGGAGCCGCGGCTGAACCTGCTGCCCGAGGCCGGCCAGCGCCAGATCCTGCGGCAGGAGGAGCCGGCCGCCTGCCCGTCCTGCCACAAGATCTTCGGCACCCGCTCCTCGATCGACCGGGTGAAGGCGCGGCTGCGGGCCAGCGGGCACTGGATGTTCGCCGACCCCGCCCGCCTCGACCTGCTGGATCTCTGCGAGGATTGCCGGGTCGAGGCCGCGACCGGCACACAGGCAGGGGCGATCGATCCCTATGCCGGCCCTTCCCGGCCGCGTCCCCGCACGGCGGCGGATTACCTGCCGCTGGCCGATGATGTGCGGAAACCGTAA
- a CDS encoding TorD/DmsD family molecular chaperone, translated as MTQPGQPEGGIADPLDMQRARLFALLGRLLLAPPDAALLRGLASLGPQPGTPLGQACLALAEAAAHAELARVGREYHELFIGVGRGELLPFASYYLTGFLHERPLALVRADLLRLGIARSPGMAEPEDHLGFLCEAMAGLLSGAFQAPAQDVAEFFDRHLRPWAGRAFADLEKARDGGFYSAVGALGVAFIEIETAAAALPA; from the coding sequence ATGACGCAACCGGGGCAGCCTGAAGGAGGCATAGCCGACCCGCTGGACATGCAGCGGGCGCGGCTTTTCGCGCTTCTCGGCCGCTTGCTGCTCGCGCCGCCGGACGCGGCGCTGCTGCGCGGGCTGGCGTCGCTCGGCCCGCAGCCCGGCACGCCGCTGGGCCAGGCCTGCCTGGCCCTGGCCGAGGCCGCGGCGCATGCCGAGCTGGCCCGGGTCGGACGCGAGTATCATGAGCTTTTTATCGGCGTCGGGCGCGGCGAGCTGCTGCCCTTCGCCTCCTACTACCTGACCGGCTTCCTGCATGAGCGGCCGCTGGCCCTGGTGCGCGCGGACCTGCTGCGCCTGGGCATCGCGCGCAGCCCCGGCATGGCGGAGCCGGAGGACCATCTCGGCTTCCTCTGCGAGGCGATGGCCGGGCTGCTGAGCGGCGCTTTCCAGGCCCCGGCGCAGGATGTGGCGGAATTCTTCGATCGTCACCTGCGCCCCTGGGCCGGGCGTGCCTTCGCGGATCTGGAAAAGGCGCGGGACGGCGGCTTCTACTCTGCCGTCGGCGCGCTGGGCGTGGCGTTCATCGAGATTGAGACGGCGGCGGCAGCGCTGCCGGCATGA
- a CDS encoding twin-arginine translocation signal domain-containing protein, with protein sequence MSEGESTGRRRSFLKTLGLAGGAAVAATAPAAAFNMDGGLDGVRPDKEKPEERVATRYRETEHVKAFYRTNRY encoded by the coding sequence ATGAGCGAAGGCGAGAGCACGGGTCGGCGGCGCAGCTTCCTGAAGACGCTGGGGCTGGCGGGCGGCGCGGCCGTCGCGGCCACGGCCCCCGCCGCGGCCTTCAACATGGATGGCGGCCTGGATGGCGTCAGGCCTGACAAGGAAAAGCCGGAGGAGCGTGTGGCCACCCGCTACCGCGAGACGGAACACGTCAAGGCCTTCTACCGCACCAACCGCTACTGA
- a CDS encoding formate dehydrogenase subunit alpha, translating into MLIKRSEGATARQRLSAAYQGLSAGGLDRRAFLRQAGLGATGLAALGTLNLSTARKAEAGPMDFSQPIKVVKNICTHCSVGCTVTAEVQNGVWVGQEPSWDSPINRGTHCAKGASVRELTHGDRRLKYPMKLVDGQWQRLSWDQAIDEIGDKLLEIRQKSGPDSVFWLGSAKFSNEGAYLMRKFAAFWGTNSVDHQARICHSTTVAGVANVFGYGAQTNSYNDIRNARTIIIMGGNPAEAHPISMQHVLTGKEQNRANMIVIDPRFTRTAAHATEYVRLRPGTDIPVIWGMLWHIFENGWEDKEFIEQRVYGIDDVRKEVAKWNPAEVQRVSGVPPEQLKRVAQIFATQKPSTLVWCMGATQKTVGTANVRAYATLLMVTGNLGKPGTGANIFRGHTNVQGATDLGLDTTTLPAYYGIDENAWRHWCRVWDVPYDWMVSRFASKKLMETPGIPTTRWFDAVLLPKDQVEQPDNLKAMIAIGHGGNTVSRMPEAIRGMEKLELLVVADPHPTNLSSMSNRRDNTYLLPICTQFECAGSRTASNRSLQWYEPVVQPIFESKTDYELFYRLASKLGFGPEMFKTMEVRGNAPVAESILREINRGAISTGYSGQSPERLKLHMQHQADFDVVTLRGKPGTPVAGETYGLPWPCWGSPEMKHPGSHILYNTNLHVKEGGGAFRARFGVERNGQTLLAENSYSKGSEITDGYPEFTVAVLKRLGWYDELTPREKEIIARVGEGNEDRVSWSTDLSFGIIRVAMEHGCVPYGNAKARGNAWNLPDPVPVHREPIYTPRTDLIAEYPTLDDRRGFRMPHLGKSVQQRSYQAAQRFPIILTSGRLVEYEGGGEETRSNRWLAELQQDMFVEINPEDATARGIRDGQFVWVDGAENQAKVRVKALVTDRVGKGVAFMPFHFGGWYQGEDRRGHYPAGTDPIVLGESVNTLTTYGYDPVTAMQETKVTLCQIRAA; encoded by the coding sequence ATGTTGATCAAGCGCAGCGAAGGGGCGACGGCGCGGCAGAGGCTGTCCGCCGCCTATCAGGGCCTCTCTGCCGGCGGGCTGGACCGCCGTGCCTTCCTGCGGCAGGCCGGCCTGGGGGCCACGGGGCTGGCGGCGCTCGGCACGCTGAACCTCTCCACCGCCCGCAAGGCGGAGGCGGGGCCGATGGATTTCAGCCAGCCCATCAAGGTCGTGAAGAATATCTGCACCCACTGCTCGGTGGGCTGCACCGTCACGGCGGAGGTGCAGAACGGCGTCTGGGTCGGCCAGGAACCGTCCTGGGACAGCCCGATCAACCGTGGCACGCATTGCGCCAAGGGCGCCTCGGTGCGCGAGCTGACGCATGGCGACCGCCGCCTGAAATACCCGATGAAGCTGGTGGACGGGCAGTGGCAGCGCCTGTCCTGGGACCAGGCGATCGACGAGATCGGCGACAAGCTGTTGGAGATCCGGCAGAAATCCGGGCCGGATTCCGTCTTCTGGCTGGGCAGCGCCAAGTTCTCGAACGAAGGCGCCTATCTGATGCGCAAGTTCGCGGCCTTCTGGGGCACCAATTCGGTGGACCACCAGGCGCGCATCTGCCACTCCACCACCGTCGCCGGCGTCGCCAATGTCTTCGGCTATGGCGCGCAGACCAACAGCTACAACGACATCCGCAATGCCCGCACCATCATCATCATGGGCGGCAACCCGGCGGAAGCGCACCCCATCTCCATGCAGCATGTGCTGACGGGGAAGGAGCAGAACCGCGCGAACATGATCGTCATCGATCCGCGCTTCACCCGCACGGCGGCGCATGCCACCGAATATGTGCGGCTGCGGCCCGGCACCGATATCCCGGTCATCTGGGGCATGCTCTGGCACATCTTCGAGAATGGCTGGGAAGACAAGGAGTTCATCGAACAGCGCGTCTACGGCATCGATGACGTCCGCAAGGAAGTCGCCAAGTGGAACCCGGCCGAGGTGCAGCGCGTCTCCGGCGTGCCGCCGGAGCAGCTGAAGCGGGTCGCGCAGATCTTCGCGACGCAGAAGCCTTCCACCCTGGTCTGGTGCATGGGTGCCACCCAGAAGACGGTGGGCACGGCCAATGTGCGCGCCTATGCCACCCTGCTGATGGTCACCGGCAATCTCGGCAAACCCGGCACCGGCGCCAATATCTTCCGCGGCCATACCAATGTGCAGGGCGCGACCGATCTCGGCCTCGATACCACCACCCTGCCCGCCTATTACGGCATCGACGAGAACGCCTGGCGCCACTGGTGCCGCGTCTGGGACGTGCCCTACGACTGGATGGTCTCCCGCTTCGCCAGCAAGAAGCTGATGGAAACGCCGGGCATCCCGACCACCCGCTGGTTCGATGCCGTGCTGCTGCCCAAGGACCAGGTGGAGCAGCCCGATAACCTGAAGGCCATGATCGCCATCGGCCATGGCGGCAATACCGTCAGCCGCATGCCCGAGGCGATCCGGGGCATGGAGAAGCTGGAACTGCTGGTGGTGGCGGACCCGCATCCGACCAACCTCTCCAGCATGTCGAACCGCCGCGACAACACCTACCTGCTGCCGATCTGCACGCAGTTCGAATGCGCCGGCAGCCGCACGGCCTCCAACCGGTCGCTGCAGTGGTACGAGCCGGTCGTGCAGCCGATCTTCGAGAGCAAGACCGACTACGAGCTCTTCTACCGGCTGGCCAGCAAGCTCGGCTTCGGGCCGGAGATGTTCAAGACCATGGAGGTGCGCGGCAATGCGCCCGTGGCCGAGAGCATCCTGCGTGAGATCAACCGCGGCGCCATCTCGACCGGCTATTCCGGCCAGTCGCCGGAGCGGCTGAAGCTGCATATGCAGCACCAGGCCGATTTCGACGTGGTGACGCTGCGCGGCAAGCCCGGCACGCCCGTGGCGGGCGAGACCTATGGCCTGCCCTGGCCCTGCTGGGGCTCGCCGGAGATGAAGCATCCCGGCAGCCACATCCTCTACAACACCAACCTGCACGTGAAGGAAGGCGGCGGCGCCTTCCGCGCCCGCTTCGGCGTGGAGCGCAACGGCCAGACCCTGCTGGCCGAGAACTCCTATTCCAAGGGCTCGGAGATCACCGACGGCTATCCGGAATTCACCGTCGCCGTGCTGAAGCGGCTCGGCTGGTATGACGAGCTGACGCCGCGGGAGAAGGAGATCATCGCCCGCGTCGGCGAGGGGAACGAGGACCGCGTCTCCTGGTCCACCGACCTCTCCTTCGGCATCATCCGCGTGGCGATGGAGCATGGCTGCGTGCCCTACGGAAACGCCAAGGCGCGCGGCAATGCCTGGAACCTGCCGGACCCCGTGCCGGTGCACCGCGAGCCGATCTACACGCCGCGCACCGACCTGATCGCCGAATACCCCACGCTTGACGACCGCCGTGGCTTCCGCATGCCGCATCTGGGCAAGTCGGTGCAGCAGCGCTCCTATCAGGCGGCGCAGCGCTTCCCGATCATCCTCACCTCCGGCCGCCTGGTCGAATACGAGGGCGGCGGCGAGGAGACGCGCTCCAACCGCTGGCTGGCCGAGCTGCAGCAGGACATGTTCGTCGAGATCAACCCCGAGGATGCCACCGCGCGCGGCATTCGCGACGGCCAGTTCGTCTGGGTGGATGGTGCCGAGAACCAGGCCAAGGTGCGGGTGAAGGCGCTGGTCACCGACCGCGTCGGCAAGGGCGTGGCCTTCATGCCCTTCCACTTCGGCGGCTGGTACCAGGGCGAGGACCGGCGCGGCCACTACCCGGCGGGCACCGACCCCATCGTGCTGGGCGAAAGCGTGAATACCCTGACCACCTATGGCTATGACCCCGTGACCGCGATGCAGGAAACCAAGGTCACGCTCTGCCAGATCCGCGCGGCGTAA
- the fdh3B gene encoding formate dehydrogenase FDH3 subunit beta, whose product MARMKFLCDSDRCIECNACVTACKNEHEVPWGINRRRVITLNDGKPGERSISMACMHCTDAPCQAVCPVNCFYTTADAIVLHDKDLCIGCGYCFYACPFGAPQYPRVGNFGGRGKMDKCTYCAGGPQADNSAAEYAQYGANRIAEGKLPLCAEMCSTKALLAGDGDIIASIYKERVQVRGYGAGAWGWRTAYRETVGV is encoded by the coding sequence ATGGCCCGCATGAAGTTCCTCTGTGACAGCGACCGTTGCATCGAGTGCAACGCCTGCGTCACCGCCTGCAAGAACGAGCACGAGGTGCCCTGGGGCATCAACCGCCGGCGCGTCATCACGCTCAATGACGGCAAGCCGGGGGAGCGCTCGATCTCCATGGCCTGCATGCATTGCACCGACGCGCCCTGTCAGGCGGTCTGCCCGGTGAACTGCTTCTACACCACGGCCGATGCCATCGTGCTGCACGACAAGGACCTGTGCATCGGCTGCGGCTACTGCTTCTACGCCTGCCCCTTCGGCGCGCCGCAGTATCCGCGCGTCGGCAATTTCGGCGGCCGTGGCAAGATGGATAAGTGCACCTACTGCGCCGGCGGCCCGCAGGCCGACAACTCGGCGGCGGAATACGCCCAGTACGGCGCCAACCGCATCGCCGAGGGCAAGCTGCCGCTCTGCGCGGAGATGTGCTCCACCAAGGCGCTGCTGGCGGGCGATGGCGACATCATCGCCAGCATCTACAAGGAACGGGTGCAGGTGCGCGGCTATGGTGCCGGCGCCTGGGGCTGGCGCACCGCCTACCGCGAGACGGTGGGCGTGTGA
- a CDS encoding formate dehydrogenase subunit gamma — protein MRRAALTLALALPLLAGTAQAQQQQAPQSPETQQTLPQSAQPAQQQSQENGAGPPAGSPDVQNATPESQSAGQNQQRQVPETTDTSAPTGAPAAPQPEAAPTPVAPVTAPPPEGTRGPTAEERELEAALKGERIEGRISIPNQSAGVLVQPEGRDWRVFHNRTLPWVAGTAVVGTVVLLALFFLLRGRVRIREGFSGRTMLRFNFFERAVHWMTASCFIVLALSGLNLIFGRELIRPLIGPEAFTTLSYWGKAAHNFLAFPFTLGILLLFIMWVGGNLPTRGDMVWLMQGGGMVGSHHPKADRFNAGQKGIFWITVLGGAAVSVSGYLLVFPFTLLDVNGQQWAHMTHGIVSAVMMAAILAHIYIGTLGMEGAFSAMGSGKVDYNWAREHHELWVEQELAKAHETIRPGSGGPSPRPAGAD, from the coding sequence ATGCGGCGCGCAGCCCTCACCCTCGCGCTCGCGCTGCCGCTGCTGGCTGGCACTGCCCAGGCACAGCAGCAGCAGGCCCCGCAGAGCCCCGAGACGCAGCAGACCCTGCCGCAATCGGCGCAGCCCGCCCAGCAGCAGTCGCAGGAAAACGGCGCCGGCCCGCCGGCCGGGTCGCCGGACGTGCAGAACGCGACGCCGGAAAGCCAGTCCGCCGGGCAGAACCAGCAGCGGCAGGTGCCCGAGACCACCGATACCTCGGCCCCCACCGGCGCGCCCGCCGCGCCGCAGCCCGAGGCCGCGCCCACGCCCGTGGCACCCGTGACGGCGCCTCCGCCCGAAGGCACGCGCGGCCCCACGGCCGAGGAGCGGGAGCTGGAAGCGGCGCTGAAGGGCGAGCGCATCGAGGGCCGCATCTCCATCCCCAACCAGAGTGCCGGCGTGCTGGTGCAGCCGGAAGGGCGGGACTGGCGCGTCTTCCACAACCGCACCCTGCCCTGGGTGGCCGGCACGGCCGTGGTCGGCACCGTGGTGCTGCTGGCGCTGTTCTTCCTGCTCCGCGGCCGCGTGCGGATCCGCGAGGGCTTCTCCGGCCGCACCATGCTGCGCTTCAACTTCTTCGAGCGCGCGGTGCATTGGATGACGGCCAGCTGCTTCATCGTGCTGGCGCTGTCGGGCCTCAACCTGATCTTCGGGCGGGAGCTGATCCGGCCGCTGATCGGGCCGGAAGCCTTCACCACCCTCTCCTACTGGGGGAAGGCGGCGCATAACTTCCTGGCCTTCCCCTTCACGCTGGGCATCCTGCTGCTCTTCATCATGTGGGTGGGCGGCAACCTGCCGACGCGGGGCGACATGGTCTGGCTGATGCAGGGCGGTGGCATGGTGGGCAGCCACCATCCCAAGGCCGACCGCTTCAATGCCGGCCAGAAGGGCATCTTCTGGATCACGGTGCTGGGCGGCGCGGCGGTCTCGGTCTCCGGCTACCTGCTGGTCTTTCCCTTCACGCTTCTGGACGTGAATGGCCAGCAATGGGCCCACATGACCCATGGCATCGTCTCCGCCGTCATGATGGCCGCCATCCTGGCCCATATCTATATCGGCACCCTGGGCATGGAGGGCGCCTTCTCCGCCATGGGCAGCGGAAAGGTGGACTACAACTGGGCGCGCGAGCATCACGAGCTCTGGGTGGAGCAGGAACTCGCCAAGGCGCATGAGACGATCCGGCCCGGAAGCGGCGGGCCCAGCCCGCGACCGGCGGGCGCGGACTGA